The sequence GGTTCTGGCTCACCAGTTCGAGGAAGGGGCAGGTGTACAGGTGGATCTCGGTGTGCCCGTCCGCCGTCTGTTTCAGGTCGGGGTCGAAGCCCAGCCCGCGTAGGACCGCCATCGCGGTGTCGACCGGCTTCTTCCCCCGGGGTGTCGCTGCCGCGAGATGCCGCCCCCAGTTGTGGCCGGCACGGACGGCCTCGGCCCGGGCGTCGCCCCGGCTCTGCCGGGCCAGATGATCGAGCAGAGCCGCGGTGAGGGCGCGGTACGGCGCGGGTGCGGGGGCCTCCTCGGGCACCGTCCGGTAGCGCCAGGCCGGCCGTCCCGGCTGGCCCCCGCTGGAGCGGGCCTTGACCAGCAGGCCGGCGTTGACGAGCCGGTCGAGGTGGCTGCGGGCGGTGGAGGGGTGCAGGCCGGTCCGCGCACTGATCTCGGCGATGGTGAGGCCACCGTCAGCAGCGCGGGTGAGTTCCAGAATTGACGCCCGGCTGACGGTGCCGAGCGCCCGATGCCGAGTGGTGTCGATGACTTGCCCGGTCGGCCCGGTGTTCGCGGTTGTCACGTTAAGCAATGTTACAACGTCAAACGTCCTCAAAACCGGGAGGCGAACCTGCCTCGGGTGTCCGCGCACCGTCGCTGCTCGACCGCCCGCAGCCGCACCATGGCCAGCTGCCGCCGGGGCGGGGTGGCCGGGGCGGAGGGCCGCGGCTACGGTCAGGAGATCCGACGCGCGGAGAGGTGGGCCGGTGCGGCTGCTCAACTGGTTGTCCGAGTCCGCCGACGAGCGGCCGGACGCGGTCCAGATCAACGGCCGGGGCGTGCCCTGGGTGGAGCTGCGGCGGCTCGCCGCGGCCGTCGCCGACGACCTACACGGCCTGGACCGGGTGGCCGTCGAGGCCGGCACGGATCTGGCGACGGTGGTCGGTGTCGCCGGGGCACTGCTGGCGGGTACGGCGGTCGTGCCAGTGCCGCCGGATGCCGGGCCGAGGGAACGGGACCACCTCCTGCGCGACTCGGCCGCCGAGGCGGTACTCGTGCCGGCGCACGGAAAATGTCGGGGCGACTACGCCGGCCGACCCCGCATCCCGGTCGACCTCACCCACCGGTCGGACAGCACCCGCCCGGAGCCCGATCCCGCCGGCACCGCGCTGATCCTCTACACCAGCGGCACCACGGGAGCCCCGAAGGGGGCGGTGCTTTCCCGCCGGGCTGTCGCCGCCTGCCTGGACGGGCTTGCCGACGCCTGGGGCTGGACTCCGGACGACCTTCTGGTGCACGGGCTTCCCCTGTTTCACGTGCACGGCCTGGTCCTCGGCGTGCTCGGCCCACTGCGGCTGGGCAGCCGACTGCACCACGTGGGCCGGCCCACCCCGGAGCGGTACGCGGGCGCGGCCGGCTCGCTGTACTTCGGGGTGCCGACCATCTGGTCCCGGATCACCGCCGTGCCGGAGGCCGCCCGGGCACTGCGCTCGGCCCGGCTGCTGGTTTCGGGCAGCGCCGCCCTACCCGCGGCCGTCGGCACCGATCTCGCCGCGCTGACCGGCCGCCGAGTCGTGCAACGGTACGGCATGACCGAGACGCTGATCACGGTCAGCGCCCATGCCGACGGCCCGCACCGGCCGGACACGGTCGGGCTACCGCTGCCCGGGGTCCGGACCCGCCTGGTCGACGACGGCGACGTTCCGCTTCCCGCCGACGGGGAGACGATGGGTGAGTTGCAGGTGTGCGGCCCCACCCTCTTCGACGGGTACCTGCACCGCCCGGAGGCCGATGCGGCCAGTCGCACCTCCGACGGGTGGTTCCGCACCGGCGACGTCGCCACAATCGGCCCGGACGGCTGGCACCGGATCGTCGGCCGGGCCGCCACCGACCTGATCAAGAGCGGCGGATATCGGATCGGCGCCGGCGAGGTGGAGGATGCGCTGTTGGCCCACCCCGGGGTCCGGGAGGCCGCTGTGGTCGGCATCCCCGACTCCGATCTCGGCCAGCAGGTGACGGCGTACGTGGTGAGCGATGATGTGGCGGAGT comes from Salinispora tropica CNB-440 and encodes:
- a CDS encoding acyl-CoA synthetase; the encoded protein is MRLLNWLSESADERPDAVQINGRGVPWVELRRLAAAVADDLHGLDRVAVEAGTDLATVVGVAGALLAGTAVVPVPPDAGPRERDHLLRDSAAEAVLVPAHGKCRGDYAGRPRIPVDLTHRSDSTRPEPDPAGTALILYTSGTTGAPKGAVLSRRAVAACLDGLADAWGWTPDDLLVHGLPLFHVHGLVLGVLGPLRLGSRLHHVGRPTPERYAGAAGSLYFGVPTIWSRITAVPEAARALRSARLLVSGSAALPAAVGTDLAALTGRRVVQRYGMTETLITVSAHADGPHRPDTVGLPLPGVRTRLVDDGDVPLPADGETMGELQVCGPTLFDGYLHRPEADAASRTSDGWFRTGDVATIGPDGWHRIVGRAATDLIKSGGYRIGAGEVEDALLAHPGVREAAVVGIPDSDLGQQVTAYVVSDDVAESELIDFVARQLSAHKRPRQVRRVDALPRNALGKVQKSQLTTE
- a CDS encoding helix-turn-helix transcriptional regulator codes for the protein MTTANTGPTGQVIDTTRHRALGTVSRASILELTRAADGGLTIAEISARTGLHPSTARSHLDRLVNAGLLVKARSSGGQPGRPAWRYRTVPEEAPAPAPYRALTAALLDHLARQSRGDARAEAVRAGHNWGRHLAAATPRGKKPVDTAMAVLRGLGFDPDLKQTADGHTEIHLYTCPFLELVSQNPDAICGLHVGVVRGALEQAGAPASDAVLEPFGAPTACVVRLSLPSGATRPV